A section of the Malaclemys terrapin pileata isolate rMalTer1 chromosome 15, rMalTer1.hap1, whole genome shotgun sequence genome encodes:
- the KCTD11 gene encoding BTB/POZ domain-containing protein KCTD11, with amino-acid sequence MGEEEEERRQVPTEGGDPPGAPRLPVGPITLNVGGKFYSTTLETLTRFPDSMLGAMFRGPRPAHTDRRGHYFIDRDGKAFRHILNFLRLGRLDLPEGYSELALLRAEADFYQIRPLLAELARLVAERRQRRANAVLHADVDCQERLLHFTVRCGPQNYGLSTCPLRVFTANIFCTDGQFLELLGGRLGRAGDAGGAGRQLSDLANAESNHRLGMAGDGESVAAREEGSAHPSVSTEEGEARSRHHLRLEWAPRPLELPEVEYAKQKVRPLQMASPDGREVLTAAEFLEEVLKTALDQGFRVDSVFPDPEDILNSRSLRFVRH; translated from the coding sequence atgggggaggaagaggaggagaggaggcaggtgCCGACTGAGGGGGGTGACCCCCCGGGTGCCCCCAGGCTGCCTGTGGGCCCCATCACCCTGAACGTCGGCGGCAAATTTTACAGCACCACGCTGGAGACCTTGACCCGCTTCCCCGACTCCATGTTGGGGGCCATGTTCCGGGGCCCCCGGCCGGCCCACACCGACCGGCGGGGCCACTACTTCATCGACCGCGACGGCAAAGCCTTCCGGCACATCCTCAACTTCCTGCGGCTGGGCCGCCTGGACCTGCCCGAGGGCTACtcggagctggccctgctgcggGCTGAGGCGGACTTCTACCAGATCCGGCCCCTGCTGGCCGAGCTGGCCCGGCTGGTGGCCGAGCGCCGGCAGCGCCGGGCCAACGCCGTGCTCCACGCCGACGTCGACTGCCAGGAGCGGCTGCTGCACTTCACTGTCCGGTGCGGGCCGCAGAATTACGGCCTCAGCACCTGCCCGCTCCGCGTCTTCACCGCCAACATCTTCTGCACCGACGGGCAATTCTTGGAGCTGCTGGGCGGCCGGCTGGGCCgagctggagacgccgggggagCTGGTCGCCAGCTGAGCGATCTTGCCAATGCTGAATCCAACCACCGGCTGGGCATGGCCGGGGATGGGGAGTCTGTTGCCGCCCGAGAGGAGGGATCTGCTCACCCATCCGTCTCTACGGAGGAGGGGGAAGCCCGGAGCCGGCACCACCTGCGTCTGGAGTGGGCCCCGCGGCccctggagctgcctgaggtgGAGTACGCCAAGCAGAAAGTGCGCCCTCTCCAGATGGCGTCACCGGATGGGCGGGAGGTCCTCACGGCGGCGGAGTTCCTGGAGGAGGTGCTGAAGACAGCCCTGGACCAAGGCTTCCGGGTGGATTCGGTCTTCCCTGACCCGGAGGACATCCTCAACTCGCGTTCGCTGCGCTTTGTCCGCCACTGA